One stretch of Amycolatopsis sp. NBC_00345 DNA includes these proteins:
- a CDS encoding ABC transporter ATP-binding protein, translating to MATITYDKASRRYAGTDRPAVDALELEIADGEFLVLVGPSGSGKSTALRMLAGLEDIDDGAVWIGDRDVTQLPPRSRDIAMVFQNYALYPHMTVAQNMGFALKIAGRPASEIKQKVLDAAKLLDIEDYLDRKPKALSGGQRQRVAMGRAIVREPQVFLMDEPLSNLDAKLRVSTRTQIAALQRRLGVTTVYVTHDQVEAMTMGDRVAVLSDGLLQQCDTPRALYDHPANVFVAGFIGSPAMNLATAKLTADGAEVGGASVPLSREIISAADGDTITLGFRPESLEVTTDTDGTLPMKVELVEELGSDAYVYGKLAGEDAAGTQSNVVARVDPRTPPKMGDTLHLRIRPDELHVFSGTTGLRLP from the coding sequence ATGGCCACCATCACCTACGACAAGGCGTCCCGGCGCTACGCCGGGACCGACCGGCCCGCCGTCGACGCGCTCGAACTGGAGATCGCCGACGGCGAGTTCCTGGTGCTCGTCGGCCCGTCCGGCTCCGGCAAGTCGACGGCGCTGCGCATGCTCGCGGGCCTCGAGGACATCGACGACGGCGCCGTCTGGATCGGTGACCGCGACGTCACCCAGCTGCCGCCGCGCTCGCGCGACATCGCGATGGTCTTCCAGAACTACGCGCTGTACCCGCACATGACCGTGGCGCAGAACATGGGCTTCGCGCTGAAGATCGCGGGCCGCCCGGCGTCGGAGATCAAGCAGAAGGTGCTCGACGCGGCGAAACTGCTCGACATCGAGGACTACCTCGACCGCAAGCCGAAGGCGCTCTCGGGCGGCCAGCGCCAGCGCGTCGCGATGGGCCGCGCGATCGTGCGCGAGCCGCAGGTGTTCCTGATGGACGAGCCGCTGTCCAACCTGGACGCCAAGCTGCGGGTGTCCACGCGTACGCAGATCGCCGCGCTGCAGCGCCGCCTCGGCGTCACCACCGTGTACGTCACCCACGACCAGGTCGAGGCCATGACGATGGGCGACCGCGTCGCGGTGCTGTCCGACGGCCTGCTGCAGCAGTGCGACACCCCGCGCGCGCTGTACGACCACCCGGCGAACGTGTTCGTCGCGGGCTTCATCGGCTCGCCGGCCATGAACCTGGCCACGGCGAAGCTGACCGCGGACGGCGCCGAGGTCGGCGGCGCGAGCGTGCCGCTCAGCCGCGAGATCATCAGCGCGGCCGACGGCGACACGATCACGCTGGGCTTCCGCCCGGAGTCGCTCGAGGTGACCACGGACACCGACGGCACGCTGCCGATGAAGGTCGAGCTGGTCGAGGAGCTGGGCTCGGACGCCTACGTCTACGGCAAGCTGGCCGGTGAGGACGCGGCGGGAACGCAGTCCAACGTCGTCGCGCGGGTGGACCCCCGCACCCCGCCGAAGATGGGCGACACCCTGCACCTGCGGATCCGTCCCGATGAGCTGCATGTGTTCTCCGGCACCACCGGGCTGCGGCTCCCTTGA
- the alr gene encoding alanine racemase, with protein sequence MTASFLRAEVMIDLDALRHNVTLLAERASGAEVMAVVKADAYGHGALPVARAAVEAGATWLGTCSLGEALDLRHGGVTTRLLSWLDVPTADFAPGVEADVDLAASSVDELRRIAAAAGQAGKQARVHLKIDTGLSRNGCPPDAWPELVEAAAAEPRVDVVAIWSHLACADEPGHPSVDAQAKRFSEAYDIARAAGLEPLRHLANSAAVLTRPDLHFDLVRPGIAMYGLNPVPQPEDLRPVMTFRSAVALTKRLPAGESVSYGHTWTAERDTTLALVPVGYADGVPRSLSGRMDVWLGGRRRPVAGRVCMDQLVVDCGDDAPAVGDEVVLFGSGTAGAPTAREWADKLGTIDYEIVTSMYRPRVRRRYLGAPA encoded by the coding sequence ATGACTGCCAGTTTCCTGCGGGCCGAGGTCATGATCGACCTCGACGCCCTGCGCCACAACGTGACCCTGCTGGCCGAACGCGCGTCCGGCGCCGAAGTGATGGCCGTGGTCAAGGCCGACGCGTACGGCCATGGCGCGCTGCCCGTCGCGCGCGCCGCGGTCGAGGCCGGGGCCACCTGGCTGGGCACCTGCTCGCTGGGTGAGGCCCTGGACCTGCGCCACGGCGGCGTCACCACCCGGCTGCTGAGCTGGCTCGACGTGCCGACGGCCGATTTCGCGCCCGGCGTCGAGGCGGACGTCGACCTCGCGGCCAGCTCCGTCGACGAGCTCCGCCGTATCGCGGCCGCCGCCGGGCAGGCCGGCAAGCAGGCGCGGGTGCACCTCAAGATCGACACCGGGCTGTCCCGCAACGGCTGCCCGCCCGACGCGTGGCCGGAGCTGGTCGAGGCCGCGGCCGCCGAGCCGCGGGTCGACGTCGTCGCCATCTGGTCGCACCTGGCCTGCGCGGACGAGCCGGGCCACCCGTCCGTCGATGCGCAGGCGAAGCGCTTCTCGGAGGCGTACGACATCGCCCGCGCCGCCGGGCTGGAGCCGCTGCGCCACCTGGCCAACTCCGCCGCCGTGCTGACCCGGCCGGACCTGCACTTCGACCTGGTGCGCCCCGGCATCGCGATGTACGGGCTGAACCCCGTGCCGCAGCCCGAGGACCTGCGCCCGGTGATGACGTTCCGCTCCGCCGTGGCGCTGACGAAACGGCTGCCCGCCGGCGAGTCCGTCTCTTATGGACACACGTGGACCGCCGAGCGCGACACCACCTTGGCGCTGGTACCGGTCGGGTACGCCGACGGGGTGCCGCGGTCGCTGTCCGGCCGGATGGACGTGTGGCTGGGCGGGCGACGTCGTCCGGTGGCCGGGCGCGTGTGCATGGACCAGCTGGTGGTCGACTGCGGCGACGACGCGCCCGCGGTCGGCGACGAGGTCGTGCTCTTCGGATCGGGCACGGCGGGGGCGCCCACCGCGCGCGAGTGGGCCGACAAGCTGGGCACCATCGACTACGAGATCGTGACCTCGATGTACCGGCCGCGGGTGCGCCGCCGGTATCTGGGAGCTCCGGCGTGA
- a CDS encoding alpha/beta fold hydrolase: protein MTPSRRLWAIVGGVGAVATGTAAAALVAAQQRRHSEDPYVDERLGELKPDRTSTVAADDGTPLSVEEIDPEDGGTPELTVVGVHGFALSRRSWHFQRRDLATLRLPRVRQVYYDHRGHGLSGQASAETSTIEQLAHDLDSVLRALVPEGPIVLIGHSMGGMVIMELAAEHPELFEDRVCGVAFIATAAGEVGSRGLPRPLLSKYNPLTRGVGNLAGWQPGLVEFVRAAGGQLTRQAVRRLAFGSREVSPRLVDFMLQMLDLTPVRGLVNFVDTLGSHNRYAALAGLKHAEVLVIGGDSDRFTPFAHAERIAAELPEAELVRVRGAGHMVLLEQPELVTSHLIDLLQRCFGSAAPNRRNWWWKR from the coding sequence GTGACACCTTCACGGAGACTGTGGGCCATCGTCGGCGGTGTCGGCGCCGTGGCGACCGGCACCGCGGCCGCGGCGCTCGTCGCCGCGCAGCAGCGCAGGCACAGTGAGGACCCGTACGTGGACGAGCGGCTCGGCGAGCTGAAGCCCGATCGGACCTCGACCGTCGCGGCCGACGACGGCACGCCGTTGTCGGTCGAGGAGATCGACCCGGAAGACGGCGGGACGCCGGAGCTGACGGTGGTCGGCGTGCACGGTTTCGCGCTGTCCCGCCGTTCCTGGCACTTCCAGCGCCGGGACCTGGCGACGTTGCGGCTGCCGCGTGTGCGGCAGGTGTACTACGACCACCGTGGCCACGGCCTGTCCGGTCAGGCGTCGGCGGAGACGAGCACCATCGAGCAGCTGGCGCACGACCTCGACAGCGTGCTGCGGGCGCTCGTGCCCGAGGGGCCGATTGTCCTCATCGGACACTCCATGGGCGGCATGGTGATCATGGAGCTGGCCGCGGAGCACCCGGAGCTGTTCGAGGACCGCGTGTGCGGCGTCGCGTTCATCGCCACGGCGGCAGGCGAAGTGGGCTCGCGCGGGCTGCCCCGGCCGTTGCTGTCGAAGTACAACCCGCTGACACGCGGTGTCGGCAACCTGGCCGGCTGGCAGCCGGGGCTGGTGGAGTTCGTGCGCGCCGCGGGCGGCCAGCTCACGCGCCAGGCCGTGCGGCGGCTGGCGTTCGGCAGCCGCGAAGTCTCGCCGCGGCTGGTCGACTTCATGCTGCAGATGCTGGACCTGACGCCGGTGCGCGGGCTGGTGAACTTCGTCGACACCCTCGGCAGCCACAACCGCTACGCCGCGCTGGCCGGCCTGAAGCACGCCGAGGTGCTGGTGATCGGCGGCGACTCCGACCGGTTCACGCCGTTCGCGCACGCCGAGCGCATCGCCGCCGAACTGCCCGAAGCGGAGCTGGTGCGGGTGCGCGGCGCCGGGCACATGGTGCTGCTGGAACAGCCCGAGCTGGTCACCAGCCATCTGATCGACCTGCTGCAGCGTTGTTTCGGCAGCGCGGCCCCGAACCGGCGGAACTGGTGGTGGAAACGGTGA
- the tsaE gene encoding tRNA (adenosine(37)-N6)-threonylcarbamoyltransferase complex ATPase subunit type 1 TsaE: MTFLLATPDDTMAFGRALGASLRAGDLVLLAGPLGAGKTTLTRGIADGLGVGGRISSPTFVLARVHPAGPLGVPLIHVDAYRLGGDLSQLDDLDLDTDLERSAVVVEWGEGTADRLSADYLVVRLDRRDDDVRWVELEPHGTWASRRLVSV, encoded by the coding sequence GTGACCTTCCTGCTCGCGACCCCCGACGACACGATGGCGTTCGGCCGGGCGCTGGGCGCGTCGCTGCGCGCGGGCGACCTGGTGCTGCTGGCCGGCCCGCTCGGCGCGGGCAAGACGACGCTGACCCGCGGCATCGCGGACGGCCTCGGCGTCGGCGGGCGGATCAGCTCGCCGACGTTCGTGCTGGCCCGCGTCCACCCGGCCGGCCCGCTCGGGGTGCCCCTGATCCACGTCGACGCCTACCGGCTGGGCGGCGACCTCTCCCAGCTCGACGACCTCGACCTGGACACGGACCTGGAGCGTTCCGCCGTCGTCGTCGAATGGGGCGAGGGCACGGCGGACCGCCTGTCGGCCGACTACCTGGTCGTCCGCCTCGACCGCCGTGACGACGACGTGCGTTGGGTGGAGCTGGAGCCGCACGGCACCTGGGCGTCACGCAGACTCGTGAGTGTTTAG
- a CDS encoding carboxyl transferase domain-containing protein — MRPPAREVIAAVSTGFEELAVSSVDTDGPDGPIGWPGYGAARAAAAERSGESESVVVGTAKVGDVETVLITWEFGFLGGSIGQRTGDRVEAAFAKARELKLPVVSLIATGGSRMQHGMRALSQLQRIARASAAARKDGVAQISVLRDPTTGGGWATLGASADVVLGLPEAQVGFAGSRVRPATSPSEAYTAEAKYEWGQVDQLVEPEDLADVLARWLFLLTARSTEAVSPPAALRAVEPEESGWDAVRAARASSHARAAEYLDSYFDWRETINGDRTGGVDEGVLCGFGRRNGRAVAYAAQCGTPTRPAGFRTAARLVRLASRLGIPVLTLVDTPGAANDADAEQAGAGAAIAELFEAIATAEVPVTTLVIGEGGSGGAMAFAAPGSTWVAPDAYFSVTSPEAAAAILKRPMTEIPEIADRLRLRPRDLVELGIANGIVRPAAP, encoded by the coding sequence ATGAGGCCGCCGGCCCGTGAGGTGATCGCGGCGGTCTCGACCGGCTTCGAGGAGCTGGCAGTATCCTCAGTGGACACCGACGGCCCGGACGGCCCGATCGGCTGGCCCGGCTACGGCGCGGCCCGGGCCGCGGCCGCCGAGCGCAGCGGCGAATCCGAGTCGGTGGTCGTCGGCACGGCGAAGGTCGGCGACGTCGAGACGGTGCTGATCACCTGGGAGTTCGGCTTCCTCGGCGGCTCGATCGGGCAGCGCACCGGGGACCGGGTGGAGGCCGCGTTCGCGAAGGCACGCGAGCTGAAGCTGCCCGTGGTGTCGCTGATCGCGACGGGCGGCAGCCGGATGCAGCACGGCATGCGCGCGCTCTCGCAGCTGCAACGGATCGCACGGGCTTCGGCGGCGGCGCGGAAGGACGGCGTCGCGCAGATCTCCGTGCTGCGCGACCCGACGACCGGCGGCGGCTGGGCGACGCTCGGCGCGAGCGCCGACGTTGTGCTCGGGCTGCCGGAGGCGCAGGTCGGCTTCGCGGGCTCGCGGGTGCGGCCGGCGACGTCGCCTTCGGAGGCGTACACGGCCGAGGCCAAGTACGAGTGGGGCCAGGTCGACCAGCTGGTGGAGCCCGAGGACCTCGCCGACGTACTGGCGCGATGGCTGTTCCTGCTGACGGCCCGCTCGACCGAGGCCGTCTCGCCGCCTGCGGCACTGCGCGCGGTGGAGCCGGAGGAGTCGGGCTGGGACGCCGTACGCGCCGCGCGCGCGTCTTCACACGCCCGCGCCGCGGAGTACCTCGACAGCTACTTCGACTGGCGCGAAACGATCAACGGCGACCGCACCGGCGGTGTCGACGAAGGCGTCCTATGCGGCTTCGGGCGGCGAAACGGCCGCGCGGTCGCGTACGCGGCCCAGTGCGGCACCCCGACGCGCCCGGCGGGCTTCCGCACGGCGGCCCGTCTCGTGCGGCTGGCGTCGCGGCTGGGCATCCCGGTGCTGACGCTCGTCGACACCCCGGGCGCGGCCAACGACGCGGACGCCGAGCAGGCCGGTGCCGGCGCGGCCATCGCGGAGCTGTTCGAGGCGATCGCGACCGCCGAAGTCCCCGTCACCACGCTGGTCATCGGCGAGGGCGGCTCGGGTGGCGCGATGGCCTTCGCGGCCCCGGGCTCGACCTGGGTGGCGCCGGACGCGTACTTCTCCGTCACGTCACCGGAAGCGGCCGCCGCGATCCTGAAACGGCCGATGACGGAGATCCCGGAGATCGCCGACCGGCTGCGGCTGCGCCCGCGGGACCTGGTGGAGCTGGGCATCGCGAACGGCATCGTCCGGCCCGCCGCACCGTGA
- a CDS encoding acyl-CoA synthetase, with amino-acid sequence MPDPLFPAITTGSDTEALRFGELALSYTQLGAVAGALARELPGDRVAVWATSTLHTSVAVVAALLAGVPAVPVNPKIGERELAHILADSKPALVLAEPGAELPAGLAGLPRLDVTLEGDGPVPTAEPDPEAPALIVYTSGTTGPPKGVVLPRRAISSTLDALEDAWEWSAEDVLVHALPLFHVHGLILGILGPLRRGGSVRHLGRFSTEGVARELANGATMMFGVPTMYHRIAEAVATDSDLSTALRGARLLVSGSAALPVHDHQRITAATGQQVVERYGMTETLMNTSVRADGERKPGTVGVPLAGVDLRLVDDAGAEITDLETVGEIQVRGPNLFTEYLNRPDATAAALDGGWFRTGDMATRDADGYVKIVGRKATDLIKSGGYKIGAGEIENALLEHPGVAEAAVTGEPDDDLGERIVAWVVPDGERPSAEELAGHVAKLLAPHKRPRVVRYLEALPRNDMGKVMKRALG; translated from the coding sequence GTGCCCGATCCGCTGTTCCCCGCGATCACCACCGGTTCGGACACCGAGGCCTTGCGCTTCGGCGAGCTGGCCCTCAGTTACACACAGCTCGGCGCGGTCGCCGGCGCGCTGGCCCGTGAACTGCCCGGCGACCGGGTGGCGGTGTGGGCCACGTCCACGCTGCACACGAGCGTCGCCGTGGTCGCCGCGCTGCTCGCGGGGGTCCCCGCGGTGCCGGTGAACCCGAAGATCGGCGAGCGCGAGCTGGCGCACATCCTCGCCGACAGCAAGCCCGCGCTGGTGCTGGCCGAGCCCGGCGCCGAGTTGCCTGCGGGGCTGGCCGGGCTGCCGCGCCTCGACGTCACGCTCGAAGGCGACGGCCCGGTCCCCACCGCCGAGCCGGACCCCGAAGCGCCCGCCCTGATCGTCTACACCTCCGGCACCACCGGCCCGCCCAAGGGTGTGGTCCTCCCCCGGCGCGCGATCTCCTCAACGCTCGACGCGTTGGAGGACGCGTGGGAGTGGAGCGCCGAAGACGTCCTCGTGCACGCGCTCCCCCTGTTCCACGTCCACGGCCTGATCCTCGGCATCCTCGGCCCGCTGCGCCGCGGCGGCTCGGTGCGCCACCTCGGCCGGTTCTCGACCGAGGGCGTCGCGCGCGAGCTGGCGAACGGCGCCACGATGATGTTCGGCGTCCCGACGATGTACCACCGGATCGCCGAGGCCGTCGCGACCGACAGCGATTTGTCGACCGCCCTGCGCGGCGCCCGGCTGCTGGTGTCCGGCTCCGCGGCGCTGCCGGTGCACGACCACCAGCGGATCACGGCGGCGACCGGGCAGCAGGTGGTGGAGCGGTACGGGATGACCGAGACGCTGATGAACACCAGCGTCCGCGCCGACGGCGAGCGCAAGCCGGGCACGGTCGGCGTGCCGCTGGCGGGCGTCGACCTGCGGCTGGTCGACGACGCCGGGGCCGAGATCACCGATCTCGAGACGGTCGGGGAGATCCAGGTGCGCGGGCCCAACCTGTTCACCGAGTACCTGAACCGGCCGGACGCCACGGCCGCCGCGCTCGACGGCGGCTGGTTCCGCACCGGCGACATGGCGACCCGCGACGCCGACGGGTACGTGAAGATCGTCGGCCGCAAGGCCACCGACCTGATCAAGAGCGGCGGGTACAAGATCGGCGCGGGTGAGATCGAGAACGCGCTGCTGGAGCACCCCGGCGTCGCCGAAGCGGCCGTCACCGGCGAGCCGGACGACGACCTCGGCGAGCGGATCGTCGCGTGGGTCGTGCCGGACGGCGAGCGGCCGTCGGCCGAGGAGCTGGCCGGCCACGTCGCGAAACTGCTGGCGCCGCACAAGCGGCCACGGGTCGTGCGGTACCTGGAAGCGTTGCCGCGCAACGACATGGGCAAGGTCATGAAGCGGGCGCTGGGATGA
- the tsaB gene encoding tRNA (adenosine(37)-N6)-threonylcarbamoyltransferase complex dimerization subunit type 1 TsaB, which yields MLVLAIDTSTPAVTAGIVAVDQAELTTRGDRVTVDARAHGELITPHALAAAEAAGVTLRDLDAIVCGVGPGPFTGLRAGMATAAALSHALGIPAYPVCSLDAIAAGVVKTENPFLVLTDARRREVYWAAYDAAGARVDGPSVQRPAEVETTVRVAAGDGALQYAEAVGVTPIEPRFPSPAGLVAAARAALLSGAEPEPLTPLYLRRPDAVEPTGRKRVTAP from the coding sequence GTGTTAGTACTGGCGATCGACACCTCGACCCCGGCCGTCACCGCGGGCATCGTCGCCGTGGACCAGGCGGAGCTGACCACCCGCGGCGACCGCGTGACGGTCGACGCGCGTGCCCACGGCGAGCTCATCACGCCGCACGCCCTCGCCGCCGCCGAAGCGGCCGGCGTGACGCTGCGTGACCTCGACGCGATCGTCTGCGGCGTCGGCCCCGGCCCGTTCACCGGCCTGCGCGCGGGCATGGCGACGGCCGCGGCGCTGTCCCACGCGCTCGGCATCCCCGCGTACCCGGTGTGCAGCCTGGACGCGATCGCCGCCGGCGTCGTCAAGACCGAGAACCCGTTCCTCGTGCTCACGGACGCGCGCCGCCGCGAGGTCTACTGGGCCGCCTACGACGCCGCGGGCGCGCGGGTGGACGGGCCGAGCGTCCAGCGTCCGGCCGAGGTCGAGACCACCGTGCGCGTGGCCGCGGGCGACGGCGCGCTGCAATACGCCGAAGCCGTCGGCGTGACCCCGATCGAGCCGCGGTTCCCGTCGCCGGCCGGGCTGGTCGCGGCGGCGCGCGCGGCCCTGCTGTCCGGCGCGGAGCCGGAGCCGCTGACCCCGCTGTACCTGCGTCGCCCGGACGCCGTCGAGCCCACCGGCCGCAAGCGGGTGACCGCGCCGTGA
- the rimI gene encoding ribosomal protein S18-alanine N-acetyltransferase, translating into MKLDQLRRGDVRKCAEIEEILFPGDDPWSARAFHSELDQGHYYLAARSDDGTELLGYAGLAVVGRRGEYEASVHTIGVVPEAQGQGIGKALLRALLERADELTAPVFLEVRTDNATAVGLYERHGFQKLGVRKRYYQPSGADAYTMARPARTPARDEVAG; encoded by the coding sequence GTGAAGCTCGACCAGCTGCGCCGCGGCGACGTCCGGAAGTGCGCGGAGATCGAGGAGATCCTCTTCCCCGGCGACGACCCGTGGAGCGCCCGCGCGTTCCACTCCGAGCTGGACCAGGGCCACTACTACCTCGCCGCGCGCTCGGACGACGGCACGGAGCTGCTCGGTTACGCGGGCCTCGCCGTAGTTGGCAGGCGCGGAGAGTACGAGGCAAGCGTGCACACCATCGGCGTCGTGCCGGAGGCGCAGGGCCAGGGCATCGGCAAGGCGCTGCTGCGCGCGTTGCTGGAGCGGGCCGACGAGCTGACGGCTCCGGTGTTCCTCGAGGTCCGCACGGACAACGCCACGGCCGTCGGCCTGTACGAGCGGCACGGTTTCCAGAAGCTCGGCGTCCGGAAGCGCTACTACCAGCCCTCCGGCGCCGACGCGTACACCATGGCCCGCCCCGCGCGGACCCCGGCGCGAGACGAGGTGGCCGGCTGA
- the tsaD gene encoding tRNA (adenosine(37)-N6)-threonylcarbamoyltransferase complex transferase subunit TsaD — MSRIIMGIESSCDETGVGLVRLSDNGAVELLADEVASSVEQHARFGGVVPEVASRAHLEAMVPTAERAFATAGLKLSDVDAIAVTAGPGLAGALLVGVSAAKAYAAALDVPLYGVNHLAGHIAVDTLQHGPLPSPVLALLVSGGHTQLLRVDDIASKITELGSTVDDAAGEAYDKVARVLGLPYPGGPPIDKAAREGNPSAIAFPRGMTGPRDAKFDFSFSGLKTAVARWVEKAERGGAEIPVNDVAASFQEAVADVLTAKAIRAAKDQGIGTLVISGGVAANSRLSSLAAERCAAAGIELRVPRPRLCTDNGAMIAALGAHVVAADRPVASLDFSANPALPVEIVSL; from the coding sequence ATGTCGCGCATCATCATGGGGATCGAGAGCTCCTGCGACGAGACCGGCGTCGGCCTCGTCCGGCTGTCCGACAACGGTGCGGTCGAGCTGCTTGCCGACGAGGTCGCGTCGAGCGTCGAGCAGCACGCGCGCTTCGGCGGCGTGGTGCCGGAGGTCGCGAGCCGGGCGCACCTGGAGGCCATGGTGCCGACGGCCGAGCGGGCCTTCGCGACCGCGGGCCTGAAGCTGTCCGATGTGGACGCCATCGCCGTGACCGCGGGCCCTGGCCTCGCGGGCGCGCTGCTGGTGGGCGTCTCGGCGGCGAAGGCCTACGCGGCGGCGCTCGACGTGCCGCTGTACGGCGTGAACCACCTCGCCGGCCACATCGCGGTGGACACGCTGCAGCACGGGCCGTTGCCTTCGCCGGTGCTGGCGCTGCTCGTCTCGGGTGGGCACACGCAGCTGCTGCGCGTGGACGACATCGCGTCGAAGATCACCGAGCTGGGGTCCACTGTGGACGACGCGGCGGGGGAGGCGTACGACAAGGTCGCGCGGGTGCTGGGCCTGCCCTACCCCGGCGGCCCGCCGATCGACAAGGCCGCCCGCGAAGGCAACCCGTCCGCGATCGCGTTCCCGCGGGGCATGACCGGACCCCGGGACGCGAAGTTCGACTTCTCGTTCTCGGGCCTGAAGACGGCCGTCGCACGCTGGGTGGAGAAGGCCGAGCGGGGCGGCGCCGAGATCCCGGTGAACGACGTCGCGGCCTCGTTCCAGGAGGCGGTGGCCGACGTGCTGACCGCCAAGGCCATCCGCGCGGCGAAGGACCAGGGCATCGGCACGCTGGTGATCTCCGGCGGCGTCGCGGCGAACTCGCGGCTGTCCTCGCTGGCGGCGGAACGCTGCGCCGCCGCGGGCATCGAGCTGCGTGTGCCCCGCCCCCGCCTGTGCACGGACAACGGCGCGATGATCGCGGCGCTGGGCGCGCACGTCGTCGCGGCGGACCGGCCGGTGGCCTCGTTGGACTTCTCGGCCAACCCGGCGCTGCCGGTCGAAATCGTGTCGCTGTAG
- the wecB gene encoding non-hydrolyzing UDP-N-acetylglucosamine 2-epimerase, translating into MDVMLLAGTRPEAVKLAPLTLALGQRPGLRPLLVHSGQHQGMVEQALVPFGLGVDAWLDIPPRVSGTQAELVSGLLPALDAALRRFSPGAIVVQGDTTTGLAGALAAFWLGIPVVHLEAGLRTHDLTAPFPEEGTRQMVSRIASLHLAPTGGAVAALRAEGIEDRRIALTGNTVVDAVLAIAARDLPAHDPGLALLEMEIAETGGRLVLVTSHRRESWGEPLGRTLAAVRRIVAEHPDVQVLFPVHPNPVVRAQVVDALGGRPRVTITEPLEYPDLVRALRLASLVLTDSGGIQEEAPTFGTPVLVLREVTERAEAIEAGCAWLVGTDTALITATAGRLLRGDLRPSPVGNPYGDGKAAELATAAIEELLGLPEQAVPDLEQARN; encoded by the coding sequence GTGGACGTGATGTTGCTGGCCGGCACCCGGCCGGAAGCCGTCAAACTCGCCCCGCTGACGCTGGCCCTCGGGCAGCGTCCGGGGCTGCGGCCGCTGCTCGTGCACAGCGGCCAGCACCAGGGCATGGTCGAGCAGGCGCTGGTGCCGTTCGGCCTCGGCGTCGACGCGTGGCTGGACATCCCGCCGCGCGTCTCGGGCACGCAGGCCGAGCTGGTGTCGGGGCTGCTGCCCGCGCTCGACGCGGCGCTGCGGCGGTTCTCCCCCGGCGCCATCGTGGTGCAGGGCGACACGACCACCGGGCTGGCCGGCGCGCTCGCCGCGTTCTGGCTCGGGATTCCCGTGGTGCACCTGGAAGCGGGACTGCGCACGCACGACCTCACCGCGCCGTTCCCCGAGGAGGGCACGCGCCAGATGGTGTCGCGCATCGCGTCGCTGCACCTCGCGCCCACCGGCGGCGCGGTGGCGGCGCTGCGCGCGGAGGGCATCGAAGACCGGCGGATCGCGCTGACCGGCAACACCGTCGTCGACGCGGTGCTGGCCATCGCGGCCCGCGACCTGCCTGCTCACGACCCGGGGCTGGCCCTGCTGGAGATGGAGATCGCCGAGACCGGCGGACGGCTGGTGCTCGTCACGTCGCACCGGCGCGAGTCGTGGGGCGAGCCGCTGGGGCGGACGCTGGCCGCGGTCCGGCGGATCGTCGCCGAGCACCCGGACGTGCAGGTGCTGTTCCCGGTGCACCCGAACCCGGTCGTGCGCGCGCAGGTGGTCGACGCGCTGGGCGGCCGGCCGCGGGTGACCATCACGGAGCCGCTGGAGTACCCGGACCTGGTCCGCGCGCTGCGGCTGGCGTCGCTGGTGCTGACGGATTCCGGCGGCATCCAGGAGGAGGCCCCGACGTTCGGCACCCCGGTGCTGGTGCTGCGCGAGGTGACCGAACGCGCGGAGGCGATCGAGGCCGGCTGCGCGTGGCTCGTCGGCACCGACACCGCCCTGATCACGGCGACCGCGGGCCGTCTGCTGCGCGGTGACCTGCGCCCGTCCCCGGTCGGAAACCCTTACGGGGACGGCAAAGCCGCCGAACTGGCGACCGCGGCGATCGAGGAGCTGCTCGGCCTGCCGGAGCAGGCCGTGCCCGATCTGGAGCAGGCGCGGAACTGA
- a CDS encoding LPXTG cell wall anchor domain-containing protein, translating to MYKMPGAGVGVAGGSVGTLASTGADIGWWLAVGVLLVVLGTVAVIAAHRRNRRLARARG from the coding sequence ATGTACAAGATGCCAGGAGCGGGTGTCGGCGTCGCCGGTGGCAGCGTGGGGACCCTCGCTTCCACCGGTGCCGACATCGGCTGGTGGCTGGCGGTCGGTGTGCTGCTGGTGGTCCTCGGGACCGTCGCGGTGATCGCCGCCCACCGCCGTAATCGGCGCCTCGCCCGGGCGCGAGGCTGA